NNNNNNNNNNNNNNNNNNNNNNNNNNNNNNNNNNNNNNNNNNNNNNNNNNNNNNNNNNNNNNNNNNNNNNNNNNNNNNNNNNNNNNNNNNNNNNNNNNNNNNNNNNNNNNNNNNNNNNNNNNNNNNNNNNNNNNNNNNNNNNNNNNNNNNNNNNNNNNNNNNNNNNNNNNNNNNNNNNNNNNNNNNNNNNNNNNNNNNNNNNNNNNNNNNNNNNNNNNNNNNNNNNNNNNNNNNNNNNNNNNNNNNNNNNNNNNNNNNNNNNNNNNNNNNNNNNNNNNNNNNNNNNNNNNNNNNNNNNNNNNNNNNNNNNNNNNNNNNNNNNNNNNNNNNNNNNNNNNNNNNNNNNNNNNNNNNNNNNNNNNNNNNNNNNNNNNNNNNNNNNNNNNNNNNNNNNNNNNNNNNNNNNNNNNNNNNNNNNNNNNNNNNNNNNNNNNNNNNNNNNNNNNNNNNNNNNNNNNNNNNNNNNNNNNNNNNNNNNNNNNNNNNNNNNNNNNNNNNNNNNNNNNNNNNNNNNNNNNNNNNNNNNNNNNNNNNNNNNNNNNNNNNNNNNNNNNNNNNNNNNNNNNNNNNNNNNNNNNNNNNNNNNNNNNNNNNNNNNNNNNNNNNNNNNNNNNNNNNNNNNNNNNNNNNNNNNNNNNNNNNNNNNNNNNNNNNNNNNNNNNNNNNNNNNNattcacccacgaaagctcacgctccaaaacctctgttagtctataaggtgccacaggattctctgctgctttcacagatccagactaacacggctacccctctgatacttgaaactcATTACAAATTCAGGTtgaattcagcaaatagttttggcCGGAAAAGAGCTAAAAACATCTAAATGGTTTATTTCTGCcattttaaaactaaatgttgccatttttaatttcaaaacagtgttttgttttgaaattcagatttttttaaaaagaaatttttaaaaagtgtgaaaaacacccaaaaTGAAAAAGGTTCAAAGCAAACcaactccccgcccccccccgtggattttttggttcaaatccaaataaaaaaaatcagttatctgcTCTGTTCCAGTCACAGGTGCAGTTATCTCAGGAACTGTGACAGCTGACTCCTTTCGTCTTCTTCATGGAGAAAGACCTGCCTTTCTTCTGGAGTTAATCTCTGGATGGAAGTATCCCAGCCTCTTGTCTCCATCAAGAACCCTGAACTTGCTCTCATCTGTGGGTTAGTCCACAACCTGTCCTGTGTCCTCCTGGACACCAGACCAAATGGCCccagagagagactaaggcctggtctaaacaATTTTTGTATTTAGCTGGTTAGAGGTATGTTTTTTAACTGATCGTTCTATCAGTACAACCTCTAGTGTAGAAGCAGGCATAAGTGTACCTCTACCAGAACAATATTCCTCTTCCCGAACAGGAATAAACTCTATTAGTATGACACCTTTAAGCTgatataattgcatccacactggAGGTGAGCAGGGATTATATCATTTTAACTGCATGGGTATAGAACAACTTGTGCACTGACAAGGCCTATATGACCTTCTATTTTTACCAGCTATAAGAACTGTCAtgtagctcaagcagtagagggCTGTGTCATTTAGAGCTGACGACACCAGGGTCATTCCTCAGCCCATCTTCCTCCTTTAAAGAACAGGATCTTCTTTAGGTGTTAGGATTCCACTCAGCAGAGGGCAGCACAGCATTTCCATGTCTTGTTTCACTCACTCTTCGACCACTTTACGTTATTTTACCATTTGCTGTGATGATTCTGAAATGAGCTCTTTCCTCACTCACAGCAAGAAGATAGCTTGAATTCATGTTCTACAGAGGACAATGATAGCTCTGGAGGAATAATGCAGAGTGCAGGCTGAATTTGCAAAGTATGTTGAGAACCCAGATTTCCAGATCTTTTATTCCCTGGACTGCAGTCACTAAAAAACAATTTTGGCTTTTAGAGGATCACGACCCTTCTTTGAATGTATGAGTTTTATATTTGTCACAGAGCACATGGGTGAGTTGACaagttttgtggattttttttctttttattagcaAATATTTTCCCGGGATCTAGTAATTTTGGCATATTATAGAAGAAACTGAAGAGATCCAAAGGCAAGTAGCTAAGGAATTGTTTTGGAGGCATGGACAGACTCAATCAGTTTATAAAAGACGCAGGCTGTTTAGATTACAGAGGAGACAAGTAACAAGGGATATATCTGAAAAGATATGTATCTCCAGAGCCAATAGAGATTTACATCTGGATATCAGATCACAATCTTCATTGTGACTATTTTGACTTAACTGGagtttactccagatttaccccagtgtaactgagatcagaatctgctcCTTACTCTGCTAGGTTCAATGGAGTCACTTCAGATTTACCCTAGCATAACAGACTAGAATCTCTCCCTAAAATTTGGACATTTCTAGGTTATCCTTTGGAAAGGAGACATTTTCTATAGGTTCTACATTAAACACACAAACCTGTTCAAAAGTCCCTCTACAACTGGCAGACTGTGATGCCAAGGCTAGTATTTTGGAAGGAGTTTAAGGAAATTaagtgcccaactcccagtgaagttcAATGAGATTTGGCACCTAACTTTCTCAGGTTTCTTTAAACATCACAGCCCAAATACAGCTGTGGCATACACTCCATGGAGCGTGCTATTTGCCCAGTAATTAGTAAATGCACCTGTACAGACATGTATGAGAGGCAGAATTTATTGAGGCCGATGGCTGTTATTCATGGAAAGTTCCCATTTATGAATTGGCTATATAAGATGGTAAATCCAGGTAAATCAACAGCAACCAGCAAGCCTAGCGTCCCTGGTCCCTGCTAGGACTTCCTATGGGTAGATCACTGTGGTAGTTTGGGTAAACTGGAAAGTCAAGCTGCAAGTGGTGACCACGaacttgtttggttttgttctgttgATGCCCACGGTGCTGTTACTGAGGCGTTTAAGTCCTGGGAGGGAGTTCCCCGAGACCATTTTCATAGGGCCTGATCTCCTCCTCTTCAGCCATCCAGTTGGACTCAGCCAGGAGAAGGCCAGCTGACACTTCTCCATCACCTTCTTCTTGGCCTGCAAGGTGAAGTAGTTAAGGATATCTTCCGAGGTCCGCTTCACACTGAAAGCGCAGGACTGAAGGTAGTTCTTAGTGGCCAATTTCCATTTCTGTGCCCTATCCTCAGCTCGGTATTTCTCAGCCTCTGCCGCTAACTTCTGtatctcctctctgctcagtcGCCCCTTGTTGGCATCCACAGCGATGGGGTTGGCATTGCCGGCGACTTTGTCCAGGGCAAACACAGTCAGGATGCCATCTGCGTTAATATAGAAGGTTGCCTCCACCAAGACCATGCCACGGGGGGCGGGAGAAATGCCCTTCAAAAGGAAATGGCCAAGCAGGTGGTTCTCCTTGGCAGTAGCTCTCTCCCCCTCATAGGCATGGATGAGCAGGTCAGGCTGATGGTCATCGAAGGTGGTGAAGGTCCGAGTTACCACCGCGGGGATGGCAGTGTTGCGTCTGATCAGGGTGTGCATCTTCCCTGCGTCCGTCTCAATCCCCAGAGACATGGACACCACATCCAGGGCAAGCAAGCCCCTTGTGACCTCTGACCTCTCTCCGATCAGGATGGCAGCTTGAACTGCTGCCCCATAGGCGACAGCTTCATCCGGGTTGAGGCTTTTGTTCAGCTGCCGGCCACCAAAGAAATCCTGCAGCAGTTCCTGGATCTTGGGGATGCGGGTGGAGGCGCCCACCAGGACAACATCATGGATCTGGGCCTGGCTCAGCTTTGCATCCTGCAGCGCCCTCTCCACGGACTTCAGGGTCCCTTGGAAGAGGTCAGCACACAGCTCCTCGAACTGGGCCCGGGTGATGTCTGCATGGAAATCGATCCCTTTGTACAGGCAGTACAAGTCGATACTGGCTTTGATGCTGGAGGACAGGGTGCGTTTGGCTGCCTCGCAAGCCCTCCTGAGCCTCCACACAGCCCTCCTGTCCTTGCTGATGTTCTCCTGATGTTTCTTTAGGAATTCGTCTATGAAGAAGCTCACCAGGCAGTTGTCAAAATCATCCCCTCCCAGATGGGTGTCCCCAGAGGTAGCCTTCACCTCGAGGATGCCCCCATCAATGGTGAGGACGGAGACATTGAAGGTTCCTCCACCCAGGTCAAAGATAAGCACGTTGTGTTCTCCATTGCTAGGATTGTCTAGACTGTAGGCCAGGGCGGCAGCTGTAGTCTCACTGAGGATCCTCAGCACATTGAGGCCGGCGATCGCCCCAGCATCTTTGGTGGCCTGGCGCTGAGAGTCATTGAAGTGGGCTGGCACAGTAACAATGGCATGGGTGATGGGGTGGCCCAAGTAGTCCTCAGCCATCTCCTTCAAGTTACCCAGCACCATGGCAGAAATCTCCTCTGGGTAGAAAACCTTCTCCTTTCCCTTGTAGGACACCTGCACCTGGGGCTTTCCTTCAGCTTTCACTATCTGGAAGGGCCAGAACTCCGCATCTGCCTGCACAACAGGGTCTTCAGATGTTCGGCCAATCAAGCGCTTGGCACTGAATATGATGTTAGGAGAGTTGAGGGCTGCCTGGTTCTTTGCCTCATCCCCTATCAACCTTCCTGTCTCAGTGAAGGCCACGCAGCTGGGTGTGGTACGGATGCCCTGGTTGCTGACAATTATTTCCACCTTGCCATCTCGGAAGAGGCCCACGCAGGATTTAGTGGTGCCCAAGTCAATACCAATTGCTGGATGTTTCAGAGCAGGCTTGGGTGAATTCTTCTCCATGATGTTACACTCTGCCTGAGAGGGATTCTCTTCCTAGGCTGGTAACCTCTCATAAAATTCCCCTCAGCAGAGCTGGTGGTAAGCCCTTCTTTGATTCAGGTTTCCCTCAACAGGGCAAGTAACCTCACCAGTGCATCAGGTTTTCCTCAACAGGGCTGGTGGTACCCCATTCCCTGGGTCCCCTCTCACTCAGCTGTGCTGGAAGTGGCAGCTGttcctcctgctgcctctctTGATTAATGCAGTCTGAAGCCCCGCATAACCTTGATGACCTCACAACAGACATGTCACAATACAGTTGAAGGCCTTCAGCCAATAACAGCAGAAACTATGTCACTTTACTCTCCATGGAGTGTTCTCTTGATTATTTTAACCATTCCATCATGGGGGTTGCCATATGACCATGATGAGGTGGGAAAGTGGGTTGCTCAAGTCCCTAAATCCAAACTTAATGCCTTAACAGCAAGACCAGCCTTCcagaaaacatccagaaataaATCAAGACTAGCCCCCAGATTGGAATGTGTAGATCAAAGAATCACATCATAAGCAGGTGGCTCAGCACTTTccgaaaaccaggcccctttaaggttcCTCAAGTTGGGCACCTCACTGGTCAATTTTTAAAGTCTTGACCTAGGATTTTAATGCTCATACTCTTGGCGGAAATGCCATGGGCATCTTTTGAACCAAACACATTCCAGTCTGGAGGTCAGAATATTAGGATAATGGAGTTTGCTAACGTGTCTAACCCAAACTAGCTAACTCCCTTCTGTCTCCCTAGATTTCAACTGGATTGGGTTTTCTCCTTGCACTAAACTGTTGCACACCATGCCATGCCCCACTCCAGAAGCAGTTTCACTTTTGCTGGATGAGTGATCTTTGTGCAGCTTTGCTGTGTGGTTAACAGCTACCATGCCTCAGCCCAgggatggctgcatttcagcactggaTGATGATCTCTGGGACACATTTTTTATGACTTGCAAAAAACAAGTTAATTTTTCACAGAGCACTGGACACAAGGAGAGTCAGAAACTGGAAATATCTGTTCAAAGAACTTACAGAAGCAACTGACGGGCTATTGAAAAACCCTACAACGTGAAAGGGAATGCAAGCCGACTCAAGTTTTCTTTGGCAATTTGTACTCCCCGAACCTCCGAACTATTTACTCTCCAAGCTGTTGGTCATAAACTTCCAAAAACAGACTCTATGGAATGGAATACAGGGTTATTACAACACCAGTTCCAATCTGGCCCTAGTTTAGGAAGGCTGGCTGACTTGTGGGCGTTTGAGGGAAATGAATTACAGAGCCTTTCACTTTTAGGTTGATATTGGTTCCAATCCAGTTCCATTTTTCATATGTCATTTGAGCCATCCACTCAGCAATTTTGGCTCCAATAAGGACCAAACAGTTCTTTCATCCAACGTCCAAGCCATTCACTGCTGCAAGCTGGCCATCCTGGGGAGATCTGAAACAAGCCTACCAGATTCTGCAAGATAATAAACGAGCCTGAATATTCTACTTGTGGAGTTGTACTGGGAGACCTGTGAAGCACAGGCACTTTTTAATGCTTCTTATTGAATTTCCGGCAGCAGCATAGCACCTCTGTGAACACTGCCATTCAGCTGATCAAACATTTTTCCTTAGTGATGATACCAGCTGTGACACAGGCTGATGCTCAGATAACTTGGCAAAGAACAGGACACCGATTTCCTTAGCCAGGTCATGAGGTTTGGCAGACCTCATCCTGTACTGCCATCAACTTTTCTAGTCAAGTCCTTTATTCCTTGCATCAAGGCAGTTTTAGTCTTTACATTTTTGCAGGTAGTGCCATGTTCCAGCAAACTGGAGAGTCATGTTCCCTTACATCTGCACGAACCCCTGCTCCCTACAGGGAGACACTGTGTTTATCAGTGAGGAGTTGGAATATCATTGTCTTCAGCTTCCTCTGCCAGTCTTTTAAGATATCTCTGCTCTGTCTCTTGTTTTAGCCACGATTGTAACCTTTAAAAGTCAAGAGACTCCAGGCAAGCTCTATCATTCTCTGTAAAGCAACACACTGCCTACTTATCTGGTAGTTAAACTAGCCATTGAGATAGATAAATACAGCAGGAGCTCCCTAATCTGCACACTCATTTCCCACAGAGTATGTCAACACTACCCACTTGCACGGCCGCAGCTGCACTGTgatgtgggcagtgtagacacgcTTCATCATCAGGGGAGACCTCTCCCAgcaataaaaaaaccccaccccgaATGAGCAGTGCAGCTTtacctgaacgacaaaagttttagcgctgaaagtggcagtgtagacacagcctaaatcACAACAGTTTCTCCCCACTCCTTCACAGGGAAGATTCAAGAACAGAGCATTGCAGTGAAGCCCTCAAATTCCATTTTCGCGACTTCCATAAAATGTGCTAAAGAATATTTACTAGTAGTGCAGTGAAATCTCAATTCTCCAAAAGTTTCAGGCATCCCTCACTGGGATGGAGAGCAGTAGGAAATTATGCAGTTATGTGCAAACTTGAAATATGGCGCCCAAGAATCAGACAAAAGTATTGTGCATTGTCAATATGACcataagtcattttttttttacagatgttACTCATAAtactttagatcaggggtcggcaacctttcagaagtggtgtgcaaagtcttcatttattcactctaatttaaggttttgcgtgccagtcatacattttaatgtttttagaaagtctctttctataagtctacaatatataactaaactactgttgtatgtaaagtaaataaggcttttaaaatgtttaagaagcttcatttaaaattaaattcaaatgcagagccccccggactggtggccaggacccgggcagtgtgagtgccactgaaaatcagcttgcatgccgacTTTGGtactcatgccataggttgcctagccctgCTTTAGAGCCtcagaaagaatttttaaaacccAACCTAAGTGGCACTTTGGTATTTACATTTCTGTCAGGGAAGGCAATGATAATCAATTAAACCAGTTTCACTTGTAGGTTATTAAGTGGTGCAAAATTTTAGCTTTCAAACACTACGGGGAACatctattaatttaaaaactgctttttctGAAGTCTTAAAATGAGAAACTTGTCTACTGTTCTTTCAGTTTATAAAAGCtttcttctgaaaaaaatatatttggggAGAAATTTAAATTCACATCACCTGATCTACGTCCATCAAATGGCAGCTTCTTGCtggttaatttttattattaaattaaaagtATTTATGCATTGTAATGATTTGTCCTTGTATTGCTCCAGTAATTAGAATTTCTAATGCCTTACTATATTAGAAATATGTCCTGATTCCCCAGCAACTGACAAAGCTACACCCTGTGCAAACTTTTAGTGCAGACAAAGAAAGCTGCAATTTGCAATGCTGAGCCTACTTACCCAGACTTCACaccagtggcaaactgcagcttGCTTTGTCTATGTTTCAGGCTGGCAGATGTGCAACTACtttcctagaatcatagaagatcagggctagggacctcaggaggtatctagtccaaccacctgctcaaagcaggaccaatccccagacagatttttgccccagatctctaaatggccccctcacggagtctcacaaccctgggtttagcgggccaatgctcaaatcgcTGGCAGGCAGCCATCAATTGCTGGAATTTCCGTCACAAAGAAAGCCAAAGACTCAGGGGTTTTCACACGCAGAATCCTGcctctctttctcccttctcttttTCTCAGACCCACTTTCCTTCCGCCTTTTTGTATCTACTACACCCATcaatttcctctcctctgcccccaggtctccagccacactgcctctcacacagctctgcccatcACGTCTGCTCCCTTGGCATCAGTGGTACTGCCTGAATTACGGTGGCACTTCAAACCCCACCCTGTGTGTCTCCTACCCCACATTTATCCCCAAGTCCACCTCCACTCCCTTCTcatctgctcctctctctccctctctcctctcccattgCCAAACCATGTCACCCTCCCTGCAATCTACCCCTCCATAGCCctactgcccccctccccccatcttccccccttcctccccatctccctccgCTCCTGCTCCCCTATCCGGCCCTGTCAAAATAAGAAATTACTAGcaagaagtactttatatctggTGGACGTAAAGGGTACAAGTTCAGTAGCTGCCTGTCACCTGCAAGGACATCAGGAAGAACTTTCAATTGAGGGAGGAATTTCTGTGTGCCTGTTAGAATGTGTGTTGTGTCAGGCTCAGCAGGGAACAGATGGCAACAGTTCTCTGccaatctccttgatacagtTGTCTATAGATAAATTTCGTGAGATAGCAATGATAAGCGTTAGCTATGTTGTTTCTTTATTCAATAGTGCATTTGGTGGCGTTCAAATTTTGCTAAGTTTGTATTTGGCTATTAAATTAATTGGCAATAGCTAAGGGAGGGATTCCAGTGCTTGTAgtaaaaaacctgacctatccATTTTAATTCACAGATCATTTTATGATTCTCTCTTTAATAAAGTTTCTTGTTAGAACTGAGATGTTTGTTTTCTGGTGTGAGAACTTCAGGAATGGGCCGGATTCACAGGaatggtgggagagagaagggataGAGAGATTTCTCTCTAGGGTAAGGATTACTGTGCTCTTCCTCAGCGTGCGGAGGAAGGAGCAGAGGAAGTAAATGCCTATCGTTTATGATGTCAGGGTGAATCATAATATTCCGGAACCAGGAGGGAGACGGAGGGCAAGGGGGGAAGGTTTGTTCTGTTAATCAACAGAGGGTCGCATCTTGGGTGTCCCGGCCCAGTTTCGGGCACCAGTGTACAGCACGATAGCTGGCGTGGCAGCGTGCAGTTTAGCTGGCGTATGCTAGGGAATCATGCGGACCAGCTCTTGACGCTAGAGTTCGCGTGGGATATGTACCATGACAGtcccacttccccccccaccGAAGCCTGTGAGACCGCCAGCAGCTCACTCGTTCAAGATTGCCCCACTTCGTTCACAGCGCATcgcgggcaggggctgggacaCTTCCGCT
Above is a genomic segment from Chelonoidis abingdonii isolate Lonesome George chromosome 25, CheloAbing_2.0, whole genome shotgun sequence containing:
- the LOC116837960 gene encoding LOW QUALITY PROTEIN: heat shock 70 kDa protein 1A-like (The sequence of the model RefSeq protein was modified relative to this genomic sequence to represent the inferred CDS: inserted 1 base in 1 codon), yielding MEKNSPKPALKHPAIGIDLGTTKSCVGLFRDGKVEIIVSNQGIRTTPSCVAFTETGRLIGDEAKNQAALNSPNIIFSAKRLIGRTSEDPVVQADAEFWPFQIVKAEGKPQVQVSYKGKEKVFYPEEISAMVLGNLKEMAEDYLGHPITHAIVTVPAHFNDSQRQATKDAGAIAGLNVLRILSETTAAALAYSLDNPSNGEHNVLIFDLGGGTFNVSVLTIDGGILEVKATSGDTHLGGDDFDNCLVSFFIDEFLKKHQENISKDRRAVWRLRRACEAAKRTLSSSIKASIDLYCLYKGIDFHADITRAQFEELCADLFQGTLKSVERALQDAKLSQAQIHDVVLVGASTRIPKIQELLQDFFGGRQLNKSLNPDEAVAYGAAVQAAILIGERSEVTRGLLALDVVSMSLGIETDAGKMHTLIRRNTAIPAVVTRTFTTFDDHQPDLLIHAYEGERATAKENHLLGHFLLKGISPAPRGMVLVEATFYINADGILTVFALDKVAGNANPIAVDANKGRLSREEIQKLAAEAEKYRAEDRAQKWKLATKNYLQSCAFSVKRTSEDILNYFTLQAKKKVMEKCQLAFSWLXSNWMAEEEEIRPYENGLGELPPRT